Proteins encoded together in one Myxococcales bacterium window:
- a CDS encoding protein kinase: MLCPHCGAETVADARFCGACGRATAATEPSYKDLNPPGPPGAGDLTGRDIAGRYRVLSKLGEGGMGAVYRGEQISLKRTVAIKVLRPELSANPGLVRRFNAEAELAAKLSHPNTVNIYDFGQDGTGALFIAMEYLEGRSLRQVVTTEGPLPPARALAIGRQIAASLSDAHGHGIVHRDLKPDNVMLTERGREHDVVRVLDFGIAKLRDDNRQTVNAMTQAGDLVGTPQYMAPEQIRGDEVDGRTDVYALGAMLYEMVTGRLPFEGPTVMAVLSKHLTETPPPPTARRPDLGLAPALDSLIMAALAKEPSQRPPSMDHYAEQMAALAPHVGGTAAGFGGPMGHASTAMAVPSPVPGFASTAAPPGPPPAGPAPSRPGMMGPPVGPPPGVPRSYPPGVLTPRPMPQPYPPMAPAPYPSMAPARRGSLLWLWILLGLLAAGGIAAAVVISQQRSTKPSTTADDGDDDDVNDWNVGPGPTPPPPPPAAAWGTFRDPDAGWQIEVPPGLPTSPNVLADGTRLFAGFHKGSATGVAMYALPGDARGADDDALATVAESVATSLGATLLDHGPVTDGAGRYVSILVKDSERVEMRFFVGSTQLLAALYSVTGDFDGQRAIRARFFASVVLP, translated from the coding sequence GTGCTGTGTCCGCACTGCGGGGCCGAGACCGTCGCCGACGCGCGCTTCTGCGGGGCGTGCGGGCGCGCCACCGCCGCGACCGAGCCGTCCTACAAGGACCTGAACCCGCCGGGGCCGCCGGGCGCGGGCGACCTCACCGGGCGCGACATCGCCGGGCGCTACCGCGTGCTGTCCAAGCTCGGCGAGGGCGGCATGGGCGCGGTCTACCGCGGCGAGCAGATCTCGCTCAAGCGCACGGTCGCGATCAAGGTGTTGCGACCCGAGCTGTCGGCCAACCCCGGGCTGGTCCGGCGGTTCAACGCCGAGGCCGAGCTCGCGGCCAAGCTCAGCCACCCCAACACCGTCAACATCTACGACTTCGGCCAGGACGGCACCGGCGCGCTGTTCATCGCGATGGAGTACCTCGAGGGCCGATCGCTGCGGCAGGTCGTGACCACCGAGGGGCCGCTGCCGCCGGCGCGGGCGCTGGCGATCGGCCGGCAGATCGCGGCGTCGCTGTCCGACGCGCACGGCCACGGCATCGTCCACCGCGATCTCAAGCCCGACAACGTCATGTTGACCGAGCGCGGCCGGGAGCACGACGTGGTCCGCGTGCTCGACTTCGGCATCGCCAAGCTGCGCGACGACAACCGCCAGACCGTCAACGCGATGACCCAGGCCGGCGACCTCGTCGGCACGCCGCAGTACATGGCGCCCGAGCAGATCCGCGGCGACGAGGTCGACGGCCGCACCGACGTCTACGCGCTCGGCGCGATGCTCTACGAGATGGTCACCGGGCGCTTGCCGTTCGAGGGGCCGACCGTGATGGCGGTGCTGTCGAAGCACCTGACCGAGACCCCGCCGCCGCCGACCGCGCGCCGGCCTGACCTGGGGCTGGCGCCGGCGCTCGACTCGTTGATCATGGCGGCGCTGGCCAAGGAGCCGAGCCAGCGGCCACCATCGATGGATCACTACGCCGAGCAGATGGCGGCGCTGGCGCCGCACGTCGGCGGCACCGCGGCCGGCTTCGGCGGACCGATGGGGCACGCGTCGACGGCGATGGCGGTGCCGTCGCCGGTGCCCGGGTTCGCGTCGACGGCCGCGCCGCCCGGGCCGCCGCCAGCGGGGCCGGCGCCGAGCCGCCCGGGGATGATGGGGCCGCCGGTCGGTCCGCCGCCCGGCGTGCCGCGGTCGTACCCGCCGGGCGTGCTGACGCCGCGGCCGATGCCCCAGCCGTATCCGCCGATGGCGCCGGCGCCGTATCCGTCGATGGCGCCCGCGCGCCGGGGCTCGCTCCTGTGGCTGTGGATCTTGCTCGGGCTGCTGGCCGCGGGCGGTATCGCCGCGGCGGTGGTGATCAGCCAGCAGCGGTCGACCAAGCCGTCGACGACGGCCGACGACGGCGACGACGACGACGTCAACGACTGGAACGTCGGGCCGGGGCCGACGCCGCCGCCACCGCCGCCGGCGGCGGCCTGGGGCACGTTCCGCGATCCCGACGCCGGCTGGCAGATCGAGGTCCCGCCGGGCCTGCCGACGTCGCCGAACGTGCTGGCCGACGGCACGCGCCTGTTCGCCGGCTTCCACAAGGGCTCGGCCACCGGCGTCGCGATGTACGCCCTGCCGGGCGACGCCCGCGGCGCGGACGACGACGCGCTGGCGACGGTCGCCGAGTCGGTCGCGACCTCGCTCGGGGCCACGCTGCTCGATCACGGCCCGGTCACCGACGGCGCCGGCCGCTACGTCAGCATCCTGGTCAAGGACAGCGAGCGGGTCGAGATGCGGTTCTTCGTCGGCTCGACCCAGCTGCTCGCCGCGCTCTACAGCGTCACCGGCGACTTCGACGGCCAGCGCGCGATCCGGGCGCGGTTCTTCGCCAGCGTCGTGTTGCCGTGA